The Camelina sativa cultivar DH55 chromosome 14, Cs, whole genome shotgun sequence genome includes a window with the following:
- the LOC104741279 gene encoding glutamine--tRNA ligase, cytoplasmic: MVLKDDNSEKSLELFLSIGLDERTARNTINNNKVTANLTAVIYEAAVTDGCDRTTGNLLYSVATKYPTNALVHRPTLLKYIVTSKIKTPAQLEAAFAFFANTGPEDFKLNEFEEACGVGIEVSPEDIEKAVKEIFEENKKTILEQRYRTNVGELFGHVRKSLPWADPKIVKKLIDDKMYELLGEKTAADNEKPTKKKEKKEKPAKNEEKKAVVEATPEPSEEDLNPYSIFPQPEQNNMVHTEVFFSGGSVLRCSNSKEVLDKHLKVTGGKVYTRFPPEPNGYLHIGHAKAMFVDFGLAKERGGCCYLRYDDTNPEAEKEEYINHIEEIVKWMGWEPFKITYTSDYFQELYDLAVELIRRGHAYVDHQTGEEIKEYREKKMNSPWRDRPVEESLKLFDEMRRGMIEEGKATLRMKQDMQSDNFNMYDLIAYRIKFAPHPKAGDKWCIYPSYDYAHCTVDSLENITHSLCTLEFETRRASYYWLLHSLDLYMPYVWEYSRLNVTNTVMSKRKLNYIVTNKYVDGWDDPRLLTLAGLRRRGVTSTAINAFVRGIGITRSDGSMIHVSRLEHHIREELNKTAPRTMVVLNPLKVVITNLESDTVMELDAKRWPDDQNDDPSAFYKVPFSRVIYIDQSDFRMKDSKDYYGLAPGKSVLLRYAFPIKCTDVVFADDNETVREIHAEYDPEKKSKPKGVLQWVSESSPGKEPIKVEVRLFEKLFNSENPAELNDDWLTDINPNSKVVVSGAYAVSTLKDAAVGDRFQFERLGYFTVDKDSEPGKLVFNRTVTLRDSYGKGGK, encoded by the exons GCTGCTGTCACTGATGGGTGCGATCGAACTACTGGGAATCTTTTGTACTCG GTTGCTACTAAGTACCCTACAAATGCTCTTGTGCATCGTCCTACATTGCTCAAGTACATTGTTACCTCTAAG ATTAAAACTCCAGCCCAGTTGGAAGCTGCATTTGCTTTTTTTGCCAATACCGGCCCTGAAGACTTCAAGCTAAATGAATTTGAGGAGGCATGTGGTGTTG GGATTGAAGTTTCCCCAGAAGATATTGAGAAAGCAGTTAAAGAGATTTTTgaagagaataagaaaacaatattggAGCAGCGCTACCGAACTAATG TGGGTGAATTATTTGGGCATGTCCGGAAAAGTTTGCCATGGGCGGATCCTAAGATTGTAAAG AAACTTATAGATGATAAGATGTATGAATTGCTTGGTGAGAAAACCGCAGCTGATAATGAAAAACCtacaaaaaagaaggagaagaaggagaagcctGCCAAAAATGAG GAAAAGAAAGCTGTTGTGGAAGCTACCCCAGAGCCATCTGAAGAGGACCTTAATCCTTATTCTATATTCCCTCAGCCAGAGCAAAATAATATG GTTCATACAGAAGTGTTTTTCAGTGGTGGCTCTGTGCTCAGATGTAGCAATTCAAAAGAAGTTCTTGACAAACATCTCAAGGTGACTGGGGGAAAAGTTTATACTCGTTTCCCCCCTGAACCAAATGGTTATCTACATATTGGACATGCCAAG GCTATGTTTGTTGATTTTGGCCTTGCAAAGGAGCGAGGGGGCTGCTGTTACCTAAG GTATGATGATACAAATCCTGAGGCAGAGAAGGAAGAGTATATTAATCACATTGAAGAAATTGTCAAGTGGATGGGTTGGGAACCCTTCAAG ATTACATACACCAGTGATTATTTCCAAGAACTGTATGATTTGGCAGTGGAGTTGATTCGGAGAGGTCATGCTTATGTTGATCATCAG ACTGGCGAGGAGATAAAAGAgtacagagagaagaaaatgaacagCCCCTGGAGGGACAGGCCTGTTGaagaatctctaaaactttttGACGAAATGAGACGAGGAATGATTGAGGAGGGGAAGGCAACACTAAGAATGAAGCAAGATATGCAGAGTGataattttaatatgtatgACCTTATTGCCTATCGAATAAAG TTCGCACCTCATCCTAAGGCTGGTGACAAATGGTGTATCTATCCGAGCTATGATTATGCCCACTGCACTGTTGATTCTCTTGAGAATATAACGCATTCG CTCTGTACTCTTGAATTTGAGACCCGGCGTGCTTCATACTACTGGCTATTGCATTCCCTGGATCTCTACATGCCATATGTGTGGGAATATTCTCGGCTGAATGTCACAAACACTGTAATGTCCAAGCGTAAG TTGAATTATATCGTGACAAACAAGTATGTTGATGGTTGGGATGATCCCCGTCTTTTGACACTTGCTGGTTTGAGGCGGAGGGGTGTGACTTCAACTGCGATTAATGCATTTGTACGAGGAATTGGAATTACCAGAAG TGATGGTAGCATGATACATGTGAGTCGTCTTGAGCATCATATTAGAGAGGAGTTGAATAAAACAGCTCCTCGCACTATGGTGGTGCTTAATCCTCTTAAGGTTGTCATCACCAATTTGGAATCAGACACGGTTATGGAGCTTGATGCCAAAAGGTGGCCTGATGATCAGAACGATGATCCCTCGGCATTCTACAAG GTTCCGTTCTCTAGAGTTATATACATAGACCAATCTGACTTCCGAATGAAGGATTCAAAAGATTATTATGGGCTCGCCCCTGGTAAATCTGTATTGCTAAG ATACGCTTTCCCAATTAAGTGCACCGATGTTGTCTTTGCTGATGACAATGAAACAGTTCGTGAGATTCATGCGGAATATGACCCAGAGAAAAAGTCAAAGCCAAAG GGGGTTCTGCAATGGGTAAGTGAATCTTCCCCAGGAAAAGAGCCCATAAAGGTTGAGGTCCGATTATTTGAGAAACTCTTCAACTCCGAg AACCCTGCTGAACTAAATGACGATTGGCTCACTGACATTAACCCGAACTCCAAAGTGGTAGTTTCTGGTGCCTATGCTGTGTCAACCCTTAAAGATGCTGCGGTCGGAGACAGATTCCAATTCGAGAGGCTAG GTTATTTTACGGTGGACAAGGATTCTGAGCCAGGAAAGCTTGTGTTTAACCGGACGGTCACACTCAGGGACAGCTACGGTAAAGGTGGAAAGTAA
- the LOC104741280 gene encoding transcription factor MYB108-like — protein sequence MSNIMRCNGNEEGAEQRKGPWTLEEDTLLTNYISHNGEGRWNLLAKSSGTKKKKRAKEXRWLNYLKPDIKRGNLTPQEQLLILELHSKWGNRWSKIAKYLPGRTDNDIKNYWRTRVQKQARQLNIDSNSHKFLEVVRSFWVPRLIHKMKDNSNTNTKATPPDLLGPVLQDNNFSPDYSNMDFSTSMSVDLKKISQFMESSDIETTCSFYLDGSRGSSSSQCVSEDYSSFPCLEEEYMVATMGNSDISALQDCHVADSTYEDDVTQDPMWNMDDIWQFKEYAHFN from the exons ATGTCAAATATAATGAGGTGTAATGGAAATGAAGAGGGTGCAGAGCAGAGGAAAGGACCTTGGACGCTTGAAGAAGACACTCTTCTCACCAATTACATTTCCCATAACGGTGAAGGCCGATGGAACCTGCTCGCTAAATCTTCTGGtac aaaaaaaaaaaaaagggctaAAGAGAANCGATGGTTGAATTACCTTAAACCCGACATAAAGCGTGGGAATCTCACTCCTCAAGAACAACTCTTAATCCTCGAGCTCCACTCTAAATGGGGTAATAG GTGGTCGAAAATTGCGAAGTATTTACCCGGAAGAACAGACAACGATATAAAAAACTATTGGAGAACAAGAGTTCAGAAACAAGCACGCCAGCTCAACATCGATTCCAATAGCCACAAGTTCTTGGAAGTTGTCCGTAGCTTTTGGGTTCCAAGATTGATCCACAAGATGAAAGATAATTCAAACACCAACACTAAAGCTACTCCTCCTGATTTACTTGGACCGGTTTTACAAGACAACAATTTCTCTCCAGACTATTCCAACATGGATTTTTCCACTTCTATGTCGGTAGATCTCAAGAAAATTTCACAATTCATGGAGTCGTCTGATATTGAAACCACATGTTCATTCTACTTGGACGGATCACGAGGGAGTAGTAGTAGTCAATGTGTGAGTGAAGATTACAGCTCCTTCCCTTGCCTAGAGGAGGAGTACATGGTGGCCACAATGGGCAATTCAGACATTTCAGCATTGCAAGATTGTCACGTGGCTGATTCTACGTACGAGGATGATGTGACACAAGATCCAATGTGGAACATGGATGACATTTGGCAGTTTAAGGAGTACGCACACTTTAATTAA